From one Lolium rigidum isolate FL_2022 chromosome 4, APGP_CSIRO_Lrig_0.1, whole genome shotgun sequence genomic stretch:
- the LOC124650400 gene encoding wall-associated receptor kinase 1-like isoform X1 → MAPLSKLIQYSQLLSILLLLAAATATMQQVAAAADELKGRPRQGMGRPGCRDKCGSMSIPFPFGMDKPGCFLPGFEVTCNTSFSPPRAFLAYNHNDPPYQAIYRCKFGTDTSGCKYTYQPVELFGISLETNEVRVYGGVTSRCFTSETAGLTKGQYMELDRAGPFLLSPRDDLVGVGWNVKSSMSYQIKPYPDLLSCTSNDPFRVTAPTGSCSGLGCCRVALPPPWPTMPVIETAVILEEVNAGANNFWKTNPCSYGMVVEGSWYNFTAEDMAGYEVLSKKLTRGFPLVLDFAIRNGSCQRDGCPSGNSSCANAAYDSEGYVCKCKEHYHGNPYIANGCQAVNMHM, encoded by the exons ATGGCTCCGCTGTCGAAACTGATCCAGTACTCTCAGCTACTATCAATCCTACTCCTCcttgcagcagcaacagcaaccATGCAGCAAGTCGCGGCTGCCGCTGATGAACTAAAAGGCCGGCCGCGGCAGGGGATGGGTCGTCCGGGTTGCCGGGACAAGTGCGGCAGCATGAGCATCCCGTTCCCCTTCGGCATGGACAAGCCCGGCTGCTTCCTCCCCGGCTTCGAGGTAACCTGCAACACCTCCTTCAGTCCGCCTCGCGCCTTCCTCGCCTACAACCACAACGACCCGCCGTACCAGGCGATCTACCGGTGCAAGTTCGGCACCGACACCTCAGGCTGCAAGTACACCTATCAGCCGGTCGAGCTGTTCGGCATATCGCTCGAGACCAACGAAGTACGTGTGTACGGCGGCGTCACCTCCCGGTGCTTCACGAGCGAAACCGCGGGGTTAACAAAGGGCCAATACATGGAGCTGGACAGGGCGGGGCCGTTCCTCCTGTCCCCGCGTGACGACCTCGTCGGCGTCGGCTGGAACGTCAAGTCCTCCATGTCCTACCAGATCAAGCCCTACCCGGACCTCCTCTCCTGCACCTCAAACGACCCCTTCCGGGTCACCGCCCCGACCGGGTCCTGCTCCGGCCTCGGCTGCTGCCGGGTCGCCCTGCCGCCCCCGTGGCCGACGATGCCCGTCATCGAGACAGCGGTGATCCTCGAGGAGGTCAATGCTGGCGCCAATAATTTCTGGAAAACCAATCCGTGCTCCTacggcatggtggtggagggGTCGTGGTACAACTTCACCGCTGAGGACATGGCCGGCTACGAGGTGCTCTCTAAGAAGCTCACCAGGGGCTTCCCTTTGGTGCTTGATTTCGCCATCAGGAACGGCTCCTGCCAGCGCGACGGCTGTCCCAGCGGCAACAGTTCATGTGCCAATGCGGCCTATGACTCCGAAGGCTATGTCTGCAAGTGCAAAGAGCATTACCATGGCAATCCCTACATCGCCAATGGATGCCAAG CAGTGAACATGCACATGTAG
- the LOC124650400 gene encoding wall-associated receptor kinase 1-like isoform X2 yields the protein MAPLSKLIQYSQLLSILLLLAAATATMQQVAAAADELKGRPRQGMGRPGCRDKCGSMSIPFPFGMDKPGCFLPGFEVTCNTSFSPPRAFLAYNHNDPPYQAIYRCKFGTDTSGCKYTYQPVELFGISLETNEVRVYGGVTSRCFTSETAGLTKGQYMELDRAGPFLLSPRDDLVGVGWNVKSSMSYQIKPYPDLLSCTSNDPFRVTAPTGSCSGLGCCRVALPPPWPTMPVIETAVILEEVNAGANNFWKTNPCSYGMVVEGSWYNFTAEDMAGYEVLSKKLTRGFPLVLDFAIRNGSCQRDGCPSGNSSCANAAYDSEGYVCKCKEHYHGNPYIANGCQVNMHM from the exons ATGGCTCCGCTGTCGAAACTGATCCAGTACTCTCAGCTACTATCAATCCTACTCCTCcttgcagcagcaacagcaaccATGCAGCAAGTCGCGGCTGCCGCTGATGAACTAAAAGGCCGGCCGCGGCAGGGGATGGGTCGTCCGGGTTGCCGGGACAAGTGCGGCAGCATGAGCATCCCGTTCCCCTTCGGCATGGACAAGCCCGGCTGCTTCCTCCCCGGCTTCGAGGTAACCTGCAACACCTCCTTCAGTCCGCCTCGCGCCTTCCTCGCCTACAACCACAACGACCCGCCGTACCAGGCGATCTACCGGTGCAAGTTCGGCACCGACACCTCAGGCTGCAAGTACACCTATCAGCCGGTCGAGCTGTTCGGCATATCGCTCGAGACCAACGAAGTACGTGTGTACGGCGGCGTCACCTCCCGGTGCTTCACGAGCGAAACCGCGGGGTTAACAAAGGGCCAATACATGGAGCTGGACAGGGCGGGGCCGTTCCTCCTGTCCCCGCGTGACGACCTCGTCGGCGTCGGCTGGAACGTCAAGTCCTCCATGTCCTACCAGATCAAGCCCTACCCGGACCTCCTCTCCTGCACCTCAAACGACCCCTTCCGGGTCACCGCCCCGACCGGGTCCTGCTCCGGCCTCGGCTGCTGCCGGGTCGCCCTGCCGCCCCCGTGGCCGACGATGCCCGTCATCGAGACAGCGGTGATCCTCGAGGAGGTCAATGCTGGCGCCAATAATTTCTGGAAAACCAATCCGTGCTCCTacggcatggtggtggagggGTCGTGGTACAACTTCACCGCTGAGGACATGGCCGGCTACGAGGTGCTCTCTAAGAAGCTCACCAGGGGCTTCCCTTTGGTGCTTGATTTCGCCATCAGGAACGGCTCCTGCCAGCGCGACGGCTGTCCCAGCGGCAACAGTTCATGTGCCAATGCGGCCTATGACTCCGAAGGCTATGTCTGCAAGTGCAAAGAGCATTACCATGGCAATCCCTACATCGCCAATGGATGCCAAG TGAACATGCACATGTAG